A single window of Rubripirellula lacrimiformis DNA harbors:
- a CDS encoding GDSL-type esterase/lipase family protein — MCKLCFPVWVLVAVLLGTPVGYSQSAEAVSDPVVDEPLRAAAIERWEKDIAKLEALDGSQPANPDAVLLLGSSSIRRWDSAATDLSPYRVIPRGYGGAKYSDLAVFAQRLIQPHQYRAVVIFVGNDISGNPGDHSVAQVDRWTRHVIEVSRRHQPDAAILLVEVTPTQSRIDAWPQIRTLNAQLREIALSTPMVFFVDTAAHFLDPQGKPRQNLFVDDQLHLNATGYQIWGAEIRRHLDDSLRLIQRDSESSAD, encoded by the coding sequence ATGTGCAAACTCTGTTTTCCGGTTTGGGTTTTGGTGGCAGTCCTGCTGGGGACGCCGGTTGGCTATTCCCAATCGGCCGAAGCGGTGTCCGATCCGGTCGTCGATGAACCGCTTCGGGCGGCCGCCATCGAGCGATGGGAAAAGGACATTGCCAAACTGGAGGCACTGGATGGTTCGCAACCGGCGAACCCCGATGCGGTCCTGTTGCTGGGCAGCAGCAGTATCCGGCGTTGGGATTCGGCGGCCACGGATCTGTCACCGTATCGGGTGATCCCTCGCGGCTACGGTGGTGCGAAATACAGCGACCTGGCCGTCTTCGCCCAGCGGCTGATTCAACCGCATCAGTACCGGGCCGTCGTCATCTTTGTTGGCAACGATATCTCGGGCAATCCGGGTGACCACTCGGTCGCACAGGTGGATCGCTGGACGCGTCATGTCATCGAGGTGTCTCGGCGCCATCAGCCCGATGCGGCGATCTTGTTGGTCGAAGTGACTCCGACTCAATCGCGAATCGATGCCTGGCCCCAGATCCGCACTCTGAACGCTCAACTGCGCGAAATCGCATTGTCGACGCCGATGGTGTTCTTCGTCGATACCGCCGCCCACTTTCTGGACCCGCAAGGAAAGCCTCGTCAGAACCTGTTCGTCGACGACCAGCTGCACCTCAATGCCACCGGGTATCAGATTTGGGGAGCCGAGATTCGCAGGCACTTGGACGACTCGCTGCGGTTGATCCAGCGGGACTCGGAATCGTCCGCCGATTGA
- a CDS encoding DUF885 domain-containing protein: MRCPIACLLLTSLMLVTSQVSALMAEDTTATNPSEADSRLVEILDTVWDYELNENPNLATNVGDDRGQDRLADDSLEAIDRRNAKRKEFLEQLTSIAPESLSPFRQIDQELLRLRLEGQIADHRFQTHLMPINNREGFHIGFPELPREMNPRTPADFKNYIARLRDFDRYTDQQIALLRAGIAADLTQPSIIMRDSVEQARSHVVDDPDESLLMTNIAAEAKTTLGKDTWDPIAAQIRDAIRTSVVPAYRRFADFLETEYVPACRGAIGASALPRGARFYRDRILRFTTLELGPDEVHQRGVRENARIRKEMEAIIEDVEFDGTFDEFLHHLRTDPKFYAKTPQELLRHAAMILKTADGRLPELFGRLPRIPYGIREIPAYVAPQTTSAYYWPPSTDGTRAGFYYINTYNLSSRPLYQLESLSMHEAVPGHHLQLAIQAELTDLHPISRESNFTAFIEGWALYSEKLGKEIGFYQDPYQDFGRLSMEAWRASRLVVDTGIHAMGWTRQQAIEYMKSNTALSEHNVVAEVDRYIGWPGQALGYKMGELAISRLRRSAEDQLGDQFDVRAFHDRVLESGSIPLPLLEKRVQEWIQAQKSAPTTAP, translated from the coding sequence ATGCGTTGCCCGATTGCCTGCCTGCTGTTGACGTCCCTAATGTTGGTGACGTCCCAAGTCTCTGCATTGATGGCCGAGGACACCACTGCGACGAATCCCAGTGAGGCCGATTCACGGCTGGTTGAAATCTTGGACACGGTCTGGGATTACGAACTGAACGAAAATCCCAACTTAGCAACCAACGTTGGCGACGATCGTGGTCAGGACCGACTGGCCGACGACAGTCTTGAAGCGATCGATCGGCGAAACGCGAAGCGGAAAGAATTTCTGGAACAACTGACCTCGATTGCGCCCGAATCGCTGTCCCCGTTTCGTCAGATCGACCAAGAACTGTTACGGCTGCGACTGGAAGGCCAGATCGCCGACCATCGATTTCAAACTCATCTGATGCCGATCAACAATCGCGAGGGGTTCCATATCGGGTTCCCCGAATTGCCACGCGAGATGAACCCGCGGACGCCGGCTGATTTCAAAAACTACATTGCCAGACTTCGTGATTTTGACCGCTATACCGATCAACAGATCGCGTTGCTTCGGGCGGGTATCGCAGCCGATCTGACTCAACCTTCGATCATCATGCGTGACTCGGTCGAACAGGCCCGATCGCATGTGGTCGACGATCCCGACGAATCGCTGTTGATGACCAACATCGCAGCCGAAGCAAAGACGACTTTGGGCAAAGACACGTGGGATCCGATTGCGGCACAGATCCGCGACGCGATACGAACCAGCGTCGTGCCCGCCTATCGTCGATTCGCCGATTTCCTAGAAACCGAATACGTGCCTGCTTGCCGAGGCGCGATCGGCGCATCGGCGCTGCCCCGCGGAGCCCGCTTTTATCGCGATCGCATCCTCCGGTTCACCACCTTGGAATTGGGACCCGACGAAGTCCACCAGAGAGGTGTCCGCGAAAATGCACGGATCCGAAAAGAGATGGAAGCCATCATCGAGGACGTTGAATTCGATGGCACCTTTGATGAATTCCTGCACCATTTGAGGACCGATCCAAAGTTCTATGCCAAGACGCCTCAGGAACTGCTTCGGCATGCCGCGATGATTCTGAAGACTGCCGATGGTCGTCTTCCCGAACTGTTTGGCCGATTGCCACGGATCCCGTACGGCATTCGCGAGATCCCGGCATACGTCGCCCCCCAAACCACGTCGGCATACTACTGGCCACCATCGACCGATGGGACACGTGCGGGGTTCTATTACATCAACACCTATAACTTGTCGTCTCGCCCGTTGTACCAGCTGGAATCCCTGTCGATGCACGAAGCGGTTCCCGGTCACCATTTGCAATTGGCGATTCAAGCCGAGTTGACGGACCTGCACCCGATCAGCCGCGAAAGCAACTTTACGGCCTTCATCGAAGGCTGGGCGTTGTACAGCGAAAAACTGGGGAAAGAAATCGGATTCTACCAAGACCCGTATCAGGACTTTGGTCGGCTTAGCATGGAAGCATGGCGGGCCAGTCGGTTGGTGGTCGACACGGGCATCCATGCCATGGGTTGGACTCGTCAACAAGCGATCGAGTACATGAAATCCAACACGGCGCTGAGCGAACACAATGTCGTCGCCGAGGTCGATCGGTACATCGGATGGCCGGGACAGGCGCTCGGTTACAAAATGGGCGAACTGGCGATTTCCCGCTTGCGACGCTCGGCCGAGGATCAATTGGGCGACCAATTTGACGTGCGGGCATTCCACGACCGGGTGCTGGAATCGGGATCGATTCCGTTGCCGCTGCTGGAAAAACGGGTCCAAGAGTGGATTCAGGCCCAAAAGTCCGCTCCCACGACCGCGCCTTAG
- a CDS encoding DUF1592 domain-containing protein, with amino-acid sequence MSLSQRFRTADRLTCVVASLLFSMAVPVAAFGADDVANVSSFLTNHCIDCHDGPSGEGGFDAAALGTDLSDAKTMARWTRIFDRVQDGEMPPPDDGELDPDDAKEFLEQTSDWLHRSQHDQYAKLGRVQSRRLTNVQLERTLHDLLAIDVPLARLMPLEPRSDGFTGLADHQSMSHFQLDSHLTVIDAALDAAKARLFEDKQPLTRQYDARRLARSNPKRRCRDPEMIGDKAVVWSSTLVFYGRITSTIVPQDGWYRVTFDASSVNEPDDRGVWCTVRSGFCTSGAPLMSWIGAFEATNEVQQHSYEAWLPKGNMIEIRPGDETLKRGRFQGGQVGAGEGGPMNIPGVALHSMTIEQFHPGGPRDRAQQRLLGDLDVTIDAKTKTVKLNSDQPGKDISQQLRRFASLALRRPVTAADIKPFQQWTLQAIDDGQDPIDALIAGYRAILCSSRFLYFVEPIGPLDDFAIANRLSYLLRGSMPDWPLIQLARQGKLRDPDVLRSEVDRLLGGGGTAQFVQDFADQWLDLADIEFTEPDRKLYRDFDIVVQNAMLNETHRYLEHAVRTDAPAQTLIQSDHTFLNSRLARYYGIDGVHGDKVRKVKLDDDSPRGGLLSQGSILKVTANGTNTSPVLRGVWVSERILGTPIPPPPESVPAVEPDIRGAKTIREQLQKHLSDASCAVCHQNIDPPGYALENFDAAGRWRDRYLQVNGGKSKPGLPVDASFQMADGREFKDFDGFRDRICEDIRPVARNFAAQLLVYGTGGEIQFADRDELDEIVASTRDDNYGLRSLLYAVVTSPTFLSK; translated from the coding sequence ATGTCGCTTTCGCAACGGTTTCGAACCGCTGACCGGCTAACGTGCGTTGTTGCATCGCTATTGTTTTCCATGGCTGTGCCTGTCGCAGCTTTCGGCGCCGACGATGTCGCGAACGTTTCTAGCTTTCTGACGAATCACTGCATCGATTGCCACGATGGCCCGTCGGGCGAAGGCGGTTTTGATGCCGCCGCATTGGGAACCGATCTTTCCGATGCAAAAACGATGGCGCGTTGGACTCGGATTTTTGACCGCGTCCAAGACGGCGAAATGCCGCCGCCGGACGATGGTGAACTGGATCCCGACGACGCCAAAGAATTTCTGGAACAGACGTCCGATTGGCTGCACCGATCGCAACACGATCAATACGCCAAGCTGGGCCGTGTTCAATCACGAAGGCTGACCAACGTCCAGCTGGAACGGACGCTTCACGACCTGTTGGCGATCGACGTTCCACTTGCTCGGCTGATGCCGCTGGAACCACGCAGCGACGGATTCACTGGATTGGCTGACCACCAATCGATGTCACACTTCCAACTGGATTCGCACCTGACGGTCATCGACGCGGCCCTGGATGCTGCCAAGGCACGGTTGTTCGAAGACAAGCAACCGCTGACACGCCAATATGACGCACGACGGTTGGCTCGATCCAACCCCAAACGGCGATGCCGCGACCCCGAAATGATCGGCGACAAGGCGGTGGTCTGGTCGTCCACTTTGGTTTTCTATGGCCGGATCACATCGACGATCGTTCCTCAGGACGGATGGTACCGCGTGACGTTCGACGCATCGTCGGTCAACGAACCCGACGACCGCGGCGTCTGGTGCACGGTCCGTAGCGGGTTCTGCACATCGGGTGCACCGTTGATGTCGTGGATCGGTGCCTTCGAAGCTACCAACGAAGTCCAGCAACACAGCTACGAAGCCTGGCTCCCCAAAGGCAACATGATCGAAATCCGACCGGGCGATGAAACGCTGAAACGTGGCCGGTTCCAAGGCGGACAAGTGGGGGCCGGTGAAGGCGGGCCGATGAACATCCCCGGCGTGGCACTCCACTCGATGACCATCGAGCAGTTCCATCCCGGCGGCCCCCGTGATCGCGCCCAACAACGATTGCTTGGCGATCTGGATGTGACGATCGATGCCAAAACCAAAACAGTCAAACTCAATAGCGACCAACCCGGCAAAGACATCAGCCAACAATTGCGTCGGTTCGCATCCCTTGCACTGCGGCGCCCCGTGACGGCCGCCGATATCAAACCGTTCCAACAATGGACCCTGCAAGCAATCGATGATGGGCAAGATCCCATCGACGCGTTGATCGCGGGATACCGCGCGATCCTTTGCTCGTCACGTTTCTTGTACTTCGTCGAACCCATCGGACCGCTGGATGATTTTGCGATCGCCAATCGGCTCAGTTACCTGCTTCGCGGCAGTATGCCCGATTGGCCGCTGATCCAATTGGCTCGGCAGGGAAAACTTCGTGACCCGGACGTGTTGCGTTCAGAGGTAGATCGGTTGTTGGGTGGGGGCGGAACGGCACAGTTTGTTCAGGACTTTGCCGATCAATGGTTGGACCTGGCCGATATCGAGTTCACCGAACCGGATCGCAAACTGTATCGCGACTTTGACATTGTTGTCCAAAACGCGATGCTGAATGAAACCCATCGCTACCTTGAACACGCGGTGCGCACCGACGCCCCTGCCCAAACGCTGATTCAGTCCGATCACACATTTTTGAACAGCCGTCTGGCTCGCTACTACGGCATCGACGGTGTCCATGGCGACAAGGTTCGCAAGGTGAAATTGGACGACGATTCGCCACGTGGTGGGCTGCTGTCACAGGGATCGATTTTGAAGGTCACGGCCAACGGCACCAACACGTCGCCGGTGCTGCGAGGCGTCTGGGTTTCCGAACGCATCCTGGGGACCCCGATCCCACCGCCACCGGAAAGCGTGCCCGCGGTCGAACCCGATATCCGCGGTGCCAAGACCATTCGCGAACAGTTGCAAAAACACCTTTCGGACGCATCTTGTGCGGTCTGCCACCAAAACATTGATCCACCGGGTTACGCGCTGGAAAACTTTGACGCGGCCGGACGGTGGCGTGATCGTTACCTGCAGGTCAATGGTGGGAAGTCCAAGCCCGGACTACCGGTCGATGCCAGTTTCCAGATGGCGGATGGCCGTGAATTCAAAGACTTTGACGGATTTCGAGACCGGATTTGCGAAGACATCCGGCCCGTCGCACGCAACTTTGCTGCCCAATTATTGGTGTACGGTACCGGTGGCGAGATTCAATTTGCCGACCGAGACGAATTAGACGAGATCGTTGCCAGTACCCGCGACGACAACTACGGACTGCGCAGCCTGTTGTACGCGGTCGTCACCAGCCCAACTTTTTTGAGCAAATGA